The following proteins come from a genomic window of Deltaproteobacteria bacterium:
- the rpsK gene encoding 30S ribosomal protein S11 — translation MAKAEAAAKPAAADRAAVRRKKTRRAVPEGVAHIHSTFNNTIITITDPTGNVVSWASAGNVGFKGSRKGTPFAAQLAAEAAAKRAIDAGMRTVQVFVKGPGAGRESALRSLQAAGFTISLIKDVTPIPHNGCRPPKRRRV, via the coding sequence ATGGCGAAAGCAGAAGCAGCCGCGAAGCCGGCGGCGGCCGACCGCGCAGCGGTACGGCGCAAGAAGACCAGGCGTGCGGTGCCTGAGGGCGTGGCGCACATCCACTCGACGTTCAATAACACGATCATCACCATCACGGATCCGACCGGCAACGTCGTTTCGTGGGCGAGCGCCGGAAACGTCGGTTTCAAGGGTTCGCGCAAAGGTACGCCGTTTGCCGCACAGCTGGCGGCCGAGGCGGCGGCCAAGCGCGCGATCGACGCGGGCATGCGCACCGTCCAGGTGTTCGTGAAGGGGCCGGGCGCGGGCCGTGAGTCGGCGCTGCGGTCGTTGCAGGCGGCCGGGTTCACGATCAGCCTCATCAAGGACGTCACCCCGATCCCCCACAACGGGTGTCGCCCGCCCAAGCGACGGAGAGTCTGA
- the secY gene encoding preprotein translocase subunit SecY — protein sequence MLEGFQNASRVPELRRRLLFTFGMLAVCRLGVAIPTPGIDSAALRMFFQDAANNFFGLVNLFSGGALERFSIFALGIMPYISSSIILQLLTVVVPYLERLSKEGEAGRRKITQYTRYGTVVLSLVQSLFISMGLEQIQSPTGASVVLNPGWAFRLMTMVTLSSGTAFLMWLGEQITERGIGNGISLIIFAGIVAGLYSAVGTTLQFMNEGEMSLFVVIGLVLFMVAVVAAIIFMERGQRRIPVQYAKRVVGRKMYGGQSSHLPLKINTSGVIPPIFASSILIFPGTIASFFPDSPLAIRAAEMLQPASVVYNLLYIGLIIFFCYFYTAVSFNPVDVADNMKKFGGYIPGIRPGVKTAEYIDRILTRITLGGALYVAAVCILPTILISRFNVTFFFGGTSLLIVVGVALDTMAQMETHLLTRNYEGFMKRGRLRGRRG from the coding sequence GTGCTCGAAGGCTTCCAGAACGCATCGCGAGTTCCCGAGCTGCGGCGGCGCTTGCTCTTCACCTTCGGGATGCTCGCGGTCTGCCGCCTCGGGGTCGCCATTCCGACGCCCGGCATCGACAGCGCCGCGCTGCGGATGTTCTTCCAGGACGCCGCGAACAACTTCTTCGGCCTGGTGAACCTCTTCTCCGGGGGGGCGCTCGAGCGTTTCTCGATCTTCGCGCTCGGTATCATGCCGTACATCAGCTCGTCGATCATCCTGCAGCTGCTCACCGTCGTCGTGCCGTATCTCGAGCGGCTATCGAAGGAAGGCGAGGCCGGTCGCCGCAAGATCACGCAGTACACACGGTACGGCACGGTCGTGCTGTCGCTCGTCCAGAGTCTCTTCATCAGCATGGGCCTCGAGCAGATCCAGTCGCCGACCGGGGCGTCGGTGGTCCTGAATCCCGGCTGGGCCTTCCGCCTGATGACGATGGTCACCCTGAGCTCCGGGACGGCGTTCCTGATGTGGCTCGGCGAGCAGATCACCGAGCGCGGCATCGGCAACGGCATCTCTCTCATCATCTTCGCGGGTATCGTCGCGGGCCTCTATTCGGCGGTCGGTACGACCCTCCAGTTCATGAACGAGGGCGAGATGAGCCTCTTCGTCGTCATCGGGCTGGTGCTCTTCATGGTCGCGGTCGTCGCGGCGATCATCTTCATGGAGCGGGGACAGCGTCGGATCCCGGTGCAGTACGCGAAGCGCGTCGTCGGGCGGAAGATGTACGGCGGGCAAAGCTCGCACCTGCCGCTCAAGATCAACACGTCGGGCGTGATTCCGCCGATCTTCGCGTCCTCGATTCTGATCTTCCCGGGAACGATCGCGAGCTTCTTTCCGGACAGTCCGCTCGCGATCCGGGCCGCCGAGATGCTGCAGCCCGCCTCGGTCGTCTACAACCTCCTGTACATCGGGCTCATCATCTTCTTTTGCTATTTCTACACGGCCGTTTCGTTCAATCCGGTCGACGTGGCGGACAACATGAAGAAGTTCGGCGGATACATCCCTGGCATCCGGCCCGGCGTGAAGACCGCCGAGTACATCGATCGCATCCTGACGCGCATCACGCTCGGCGGCGCCCTCTACGTCGCGGCGGTCTGCATCCTGCCGACGATCCTCATCTCGCGGTTCAACGTGACGTTCTTCTTCGGCGGGACGTCGTTGCTGATCGTCGTGGGCGTGGCGCTCGACACCATGGCGCAAATGGAGACGCACCTCCTCACGCGCAACTACGAAGGGTTCATGAAGCGTGGTCGGCTGCGCGGACGCCGGGGTTGA
- the map gene encoding type I methionyl aminopeptidase, protein MIQLKAPEEIEVMRKASVIVAEVLAELRAMVRPGATTEDLDRVAEELTRKKGAVPAFKGYEVANRVFPASLCVSINDEVVHGIPSVHRVLREGDIVGLDFGVRYQGFYGDAAITVPVGKVTPAATELMETARDALQAGIEEARPGRRIGDVSAAIQATAERKRFAVVREFVGHGIGRRLHEDPQVPNFGQADRGIRLREGMVLAIEPMLNAGGPEVHVKDDGWTAVTSDGSLSAHFEHSVAIVEGGPYVLSLL, encoded by the coding sequence GTGATCCAGCTCAAGGCCCCCGAAGAGATCGAGGTCATGCGGAAGGCGAGCGTCATCGTCGCCGAGGTCCTCGCCGAGCTTCGCGCGATGGTCCGCCCGGGCGCCACGACCGAGGACCTCGACCGCGTCGCCGAGGAGCTCACCCGCAAGAAGGGCGCGGTGCCGGCGTTCAAGGGGTACGAAGTCGCGAACCGCGTCTTTCCGGCGTCCCTCTGCGTGTCGATCAACGACGAGGTGGTGCACGGAATTCCGTCGGTGCACCGCGTGCTCCGCGAGGGGGACATCGTCGGCCTCGATTTCGGCGTCCGCTACCAGGGCTTCTACGGAGACGCCGCGATCACGGTTCCGGTCGGCAAGGTGACGCCCGCGGCGACCGAGCTCATGGAGACGGCCCGGGACGCGCTCCAGGCGGGTATCGAAGAGGCGCGACCCGGCCGCCGGATCGGCGACGTGTCCGCGGCGATCCAGGCGACGGCCGAACGCAAGCGGTTCGCGGTCGTGCGCGAGTTCGTCGGCCACGGGATCGGCCGCCGTCTCCACGAAGATCCGCAGGTGCCGAACTTCGGACAGGCGGACCGCGGCATTCGCCTGCGCGAGGGGATGGTGCTCGCAATCGAGCCCATGTTGAACGCCGGCGGGCCCGAGGTCCACGTCAAGGACGACGGCTGGACGGCGGTGACGTCCGACGGCAGCCTCTCGGCCCATTTCGAGCACTCGGTCGCGATCGTCGAGGGCGGACCCTACGTGCTGAGCTTGCTATGA
- the infA gene encoding translation initiation factor IF-1 — translation MPKVEAIAASGTVQESLPNATFRVALDNGHKVLAHASGALRMHYIKITPGDKVMVELSPFDLSRGQITTRTK, via the coding sequence ATGCCCAAAGTCGAAGCCATCGCGGCGAGCGGAACGGTCCAGGAGTCGCTGCCGAATGCGACGTTTCGTGTCGCGCTCGACAACGGTCACAAGGTGCTGGCGCACGCGTCCGGCGCGCTCAGGATGCACTACATAAAGATCACTCCGGGCGACAAGGTGATGGTCGAGCTGTCGCCGTTCGATCTCAGCCGCGGCCAGATCACGACCCGGACCAAGTGA
- the rpsM gene encoding 30S ribosomal protein S13: MARIAGVDLPKAKRMEVALTYIFGIGRSTSRKILREANVSLDVKTDDLAEDDLTKLRRIIDGMKVEGDLRREVALNIKRYVDLGAYRGLRHRKNLPVRGQRTHTNARTRKGPRKTIAGKKQAPSKG, from the coding sequence ATGGCACGTATCGCAGGCGTCGATCTCCCCAAGGCGAAGCGCATGGAAGTGGCGCTCACCTACATCTTCGGCATCGGTCGCAGCACCTCGCGCAAGATCCTGCGCGAGGCCAACGTGAGCCTCGACGTGAAGACGGACGACCTCGCGGAGGACGATCTCACCAAGCTCCGGCGCATCATTGACGGCATGAAGGTCGAAGGTGACCTCCGCCGCGAGGTTGCGCTCAACATCAAGCGCTACGTAGATCTCGGCGCGTACCGTGGCCTCAGGCATCGCAAGAACCTCCCCGTTCGGGGGCAGCGCACGCACACGAACGCCCGCACCCGTAAGGGCCCGCGCAAGACGATCGCCGGCAAGAAGCAGGCGCCGTCGAAGGGCTAG
- the rpmJ gene encoding 50S ribosomal protein L36, producing MKVRASVKQICKKCKIIRRAGVVRVLCSNPRHKQRQG from the coding sequence ATGAAAGTACGCGCATCGGTCAAACAGATCTGCAAGAAGTGCAAGATCATCCGACGTGCGGGTGTGGTGCGGGTTCTCTGCTCCAACCCGCGCCACAAGCAGCGACAGGGCTGA
- a CDS encoding adenylate kinase, translating into MNLIVMGPPGAGKGTQSRRLGEHLGVPVISTGEMLRDEIKRKTTLGTQAKRHMDKGELIPDALMIGVIEERLKRLDCKPGFILDGFPRTVAQAEALRRMLENLGGSLEHAVSLSVPNDELLKRLSGRRTCRECGAMYHIIFDPPTNEGLCNKCNGELYQRDDDHEDIISSRLEIYDAQTAPVLEYYRKHRQLVEVDGIGGRDDVLGRVLARLGASKS; encoded by the coding sequence ATGAACCTCATCGTCATGGGACCTCCCGGTGCCGGCAAAGGCACGCAGTCGCGCCGGCTCGGCGAGCACTTGGGTGTGCCCGTCATCTCGACGGGCGAGATGCTGCGGGATGAAATCAAGCGGAAGACGACGCTCGGTACGCAAGCGAAGCGCCACATGGACAAGGGTGAACTCATTCCCGACGCGCTGATGATCGGGGTCATCGAGGAGCGTTTGAAGCGCCTCGACTGCAAGCCCGGCTTCATCCTCGACGGATTCCCGCGCACGGTGGCGCAGGCGGAGGCGCTCCGCCGGATGCTCGAGAATCTCGGCGGTTCGCTCGAGCACGCGGTGAGCCTGTCGGTGCCGAACGACGAGCTCCTGAAGCGGCTTTCGGGCCGGCGGACATGTCGCGAGTGCGGAGCGATGTACCACATCATCTTCGATCCGCCGACCAACGAGGGCCTCTGCAACAAGTGTAACGGCGAGCTCTATCAGCGCGACGACGATCACGAGGACATCATCAGCTCGCGCCTCGAGATCTACGACGCCCAGACGGCGCCCGTCCTCGAATACTACCGCAAGCACCGGCAGCTCGTGGAGGTCGACGGCATCGGCGGGCGGGACGACGTGCTCGGCCGCGTCCTCGCGCGTTTGGGAGCCTCCAAGTCGTGA